A window of Excalfactoria chinensis isolate bCotChi1 chromosome Z, bCotChi1.hap2, whole genome shotgun sequence contains these coding sequences:
- the TMEM161B gene encoding transmembrane protein 161B isoform X2 — protein sequence MGVIGVQLVVTMVMASVIQKIIPHYSLARWLLCSGSLRWYQHPTEEELRILAGKQRGKSKKDRKYNGHIENKPLTIPKDIDLHLETKSVTERDTIALHYFPEYQWLVDFTVAATVVYVVTEAYYSIVKPPQEMNISVVWCLLVLAFAVKVLFSLTTHYFKVEEGGERSVCVTFGFFFFVKAMAILIVTENYLEFGLESGFSNFSESAMQFLEKQGLESQGPVSKLTFKLFLAVLCSLIGAFLTFPGLRLAQMHLDALNLATEKITQTLLHINFLAPLFMVLLWVKPITKDYIMNPPLGKESIPLMSEDTFDTMRLWIIILLCALRLAMMRSHLQAYLNLAQKSVDQMKKEAGRISTVDLQKMVARVFYYLCVIALQYVAPLVMLLHTTLLLKTLGNYSWGIYPELNSNTPVENSLLPNSAYSESLPADGKMKVTVVQITMALGSLKNIFTPLLFRGLLSFLTWWVAACLFSTSLFGLFYHQYLTVA from the exons ATG GGTGTAATAGGTGTACAGTTGGTGGTTACCATGGTAATGGCTAGTGTCATACAGAAGATCATACCTCACTATTCTCTTGCTCGTTGGCTTCTCTGTAGTGGCAG TTTACGATGGTATCAACATCCTACTGAAGAAGAACTACGGATTCTTGCAGGGAAACAAAGAGGGAAGAGCAAAAAAGATAG aaaataTAATGGTCACATTGAAAACAAACCTTTAACCATTCCAAAAGATATCGATCTTCATCTGGAAACAAAGTCTGTGACTGAGAGGGACACTATTG ctttacATTACTTTCCTGAATACCAGTGGTTGGTGGATTTCACTGTTGCAGCTACAGTTGTGTATGTGGTGACTGAAGCATATTACAGCATTGTGAAGCCCCCGCAAGAAATGAATATCAGTGTAGTGTGGTGTCTACTTGTCTTGGCTTTTGCAGT TAAGGTACTGTTTTCACTGACCACTCACTATTTCAAAGTAGAGGAAGGAGGTGAAAGATCAGTCTGTGTCACgtttggctttttcttctttgtgaaaGCAATGGCAATTTTGATTGTGACAGAAAACTATCTGGAGTTTGGACTGGAGTCAG GATTCTCAAATTTCTCAGAAAGTGCTATGCAGTTTCTTGAAAAGCAGGGTTTGGAATCCCA gGGTCCTGTGTCTAAACTAACCTTCAAATTGTTCCTGGCTGTTTTGTGTTCACTTATTGGTGCTTTTTTGACATTCCCTGGCTTGCGACTGGCTCAAATGCATCTGGATGCTCTGAAtttagcaacagaaaaaataacaca aacacTTCTACATATAAACTTCTTGGCACCTTTATTTATGGTTCTTCTATGGGTGAAACCAATCACTAAGGACTACATTATGAACCCACCTTTGGGCAAAGAGAGCATACCTTT AATGTCAGAAGATACATTTGACACCATGAGGTTGTGGATTATAatcctgctgtgtgctttacGATTGGCTATGATGCGCAGCCATTTGCAGGCCTACCTGAATTTAGCACAGAAAAGCGTGGATCAGATGAAAAAGGAAGCTGGCAGAATAAGCACAGTAGATTTACAGAAAATG gTGGCTCGAGTATTCTACTACCTTTGCGTAATTGCACTGCAATATGTTGCACCGTTGGTAATGCTCCTTCACACAactctgcttttgaaaacactAG GTAATTATTCTTGGGGCATCTACCCTGAACTGAATTCCAACACTCCAGTAGAAAACAGTTTGCTTCCCAATTCAGCTTATTCTGAATCTCTACCAGCTGATGGAAAGATGAAAGTAACCGTAGTACAAATAACAATGGCTTTGGGAAGCCTAAAGAATATTTTCACTCCTCTCCTGTTTCGGGGACTCCTGTCGTTCCTTACCTGGTGGGTTGCTGCTTGCCTCTTTTCTACAAGCCTTTTTGGGCTTTTCTATCACCAGTACCTGACTGTGGCATGA
- the TMEM161B gene encoding transmembrane protein 161B isoform X1, with product MGVIGVQLVVTMVMASVIQKIIPHYSLARWLLCSGSLRWYQHPTEEELRILAGKQRGKSKKDRKYNGHIENKPLTIPKDIDLHLETKSVTERDTIALHYFPEYQWLVDFTVAATVVYVVTEAYYSIVKPPQEMNISVVWCLLVLAFAVKVLFSLTTHYFKVEEGGERSVCVTFGFFFFVKAMAILIVTENYLEFGLESGFSNFSESAMQFLEKQGLESQGPVSKLTFKLFLAVLCSLIGAFLTFPGLRLAQMHLDALNLATEKITQTLLHINFLAPLFMVLLWVKPITKDYIMNPPLGKESIPLMSEDTFDTMRLWIIILLCALRLAMMRSHLQAYLNLAQKSVDQMKKEAGRISTVDLQKMVARVFYYLCVIALQYVAPLVMLLHTTLLLKTLGNYSWGIYPELNSNTPVENSLLPNSAYSESLPADGKMKVTVVQITMALGSLKNIFTPLLFRGLLSFLTCSAVIPGCPRTKHVKSHCCLL from the exons ATG GGTGTAATAGGTGTACAGTTGGTGGTTACCATGGTAATGGCTAGTGTCATACAGAAGATCATACCTCACTATTCTCTTGCTCGTTGGCTTCTCTGTAGTGGCAG TTTACGATGGTATCAACATCCTACTGAAGAAGAACTACGGATTCTTGCAGGGAAACAAAGAGGGAAGAGCAAAAAAGATAG aaaataTAATGGTCACATTGAAAACAAACCTTTAACCATTCCAAAAGATATCGATCTTCATCTGGAAACAAAGTCTGTGACTGAGAGGGACACTATTG ctttacATTACTTTCCTGAATACCAGTGGTTGGTGGATTTCACTGTTGCAGCTACAGTTGTGTATGTGGTGACTGAAGCATATTACAGCATTGTGAAGCCCCCGCAAGAAATGAATATCAGTGTAGTGTGGTGTCTACTTGTCTTGGCTTTTGCAGT TAAGGTACTGTTTTCACTGACCACTCACTATTTCAAAGTAGAGGAAGGAGGTGAAAGATCAGTCTGTGTCACgtttggctttttcttctttgtgaaaGCAATGGCAATTTTGATTGTGACAGAAAACTATCTGGAGTTTGGACTGGAGTCAG GATTCTCAAATTTCTCAGAAAGTGCTATGCAGTTTCTTGAAAAGCAGGGTTTGGAATCCCA gGGTCCTGTGTCTAAACTAACCTTCAAATTGTTCCTGGCTGTTTTGTGTTCACTTATTGGTGCTTTTTTGACATTCCCTGGCTTGCGACTGGCTCAAATGCATCTGGATGCTCTGAAtttagcaacagaaaaaataacaca aacacTTCTACATATAAACTTCTTGGCACCTTTATTTATGGTTCTTCTATGGGTGAAACCAATCACTAAGGACTACATTATGAACCCACCTTTGGGCAAAGAGAGCATACCTTT AATGTCAGAAGATACATTTGACACCATGAGGTTGTGGATTATAatcctgctgtgtgctttacGATTGGCTATGATGCGCAGCCATTTGCAGGCCTACCTGAATTTAGCACAGAAAAGCGTGGATCAGATGAAAAAGGAAGCTGGCAGAATAAGCACAGTAGATTTACAGAAAATG gTGGCTCGAGTATTCTACTACCTTTGCGTAATTGCACTGCAATATGTTGCACCGTTGGTAATGCTCCTTCACACAactctgcttttgaaaacactAG GTAATTATTCTTGGGGCATCTACCCTGAACTGAATTCCAACACTCCAGTAGAAAACAGTTTGCTTCCCAATTCAGCTTATTCTGAATCTCTACCAGCTGATGGAAAGATGAAAGTAACCGTAGTACAAATAACAATGGCTTTGGGAAGCCTAAAGAATATTTTCACTCCTCTCCTGTTTCGGGGACTCCTGTCGTTCCTTACCTG